Sequence from the Fibrobacter sp. UWH4 genome:
AGGGACCTTGTATTATTTTTTTTGAAGAGGTTCATTTGTTTTCCTTTTGTTTATAGTGTAAACTTGACTTTGGTCGCAAAGGCACGGCCGGGCTTGGATTCGCCGTACTTGTCATACACCCGGACATCCATGAAGTTGCGCACCTCGAAATTCCAGGAGAGCATGTTAGCGAAAATGGAGTATTCCACGCCTAAATCTTGAGTGAACGAGCTGGGAATGGTGCGGTCTTGCCTTTTGGAGACCTTCCAGGAGTAATAATATTCGTCAGTGTAATTGGCAAGCCAGTAAAGTTTGAAGAAATCATCCCGGTAAAGCAAATCGCCCACATGGAATTCCGCACCAAAATTCATGTAGAGCGTAGGAATATTCGGTACGGTCAGTCCCTTGGCAATTCCGTAGGCCAAATCCGCTTCGCGGCTTTCAGCTTCTTGCCTGGTGAGGTTGTAAGAAAATGAAATGTATTCGTTCACATCAACTGCGGCATCAATTTCAAAGCCGGTCGTCTTGGTGCCAACACTGTTGTAGTACGGGCGCGGAACCGACGCGTAGTTGTTCCAATAAATGCGGTCTTCCATGAGCATGTAGAACCAGTTGAATTCCAGATGCAGCTTCAAGAGCAGCGGAATCTGCCGCATATCCAGTTCGGCACCTGCGGTAAAGTTGTCGGACTTTTCGGGTTTTAAGTTCGGGGAACACTGCACATACATTCCGTCGCCAAAGATTTCTTCGCGGGTCGGGAATCGCAGGCTATGCTGGTAGCCTCCCTTGACGGCAAACTGTTCAACTACAGACAAATTGTCAATCAATTTGACGCGGAGATTTTCGCTGTAACCGAAATCCCTATTTTCGGCATAGTCGTCTGTCAACTGCTGTATACGCTTTTCGCCGTCGTCGTCAGCCTTGATGGAGTAGTAATATCCCTTGACGCCCGCCACATTCTGGATTCGTTCGTTCCAGAAGTTATTTTCGAGAGAAAGCCCCGTTACAACGGAATGGCTGTGCCCGGGGAATCCGGCACTGTTAAGCGCCTGACCTTTAGCGACGCGCTTGTCTTCCGGATCTTGCGATTCGTAACGGTAAAGGCCGCTCCAGGTGAGAATGTGGTTTTGCGTGAACGCGTAGTCAAAATTCCAGGGCGCGACAATCGTCTGGTTTTCGCGTTCGATATGCGACGCCCCACCCATAGAAATTTCGCCAAAAGCGGTATTCGCTTCGCGAACATTCTCTTTGTCCCAGCCGTAGTAATAAGTATGGCTCGTATCTATGACTGCCTCTTTACCGAAGGCGTAGCTGAACGAGAGCGCAGCCGAAAGCCCCTTCACAAACAAATTCGCTTTTTCAAGGGAAAGGTTCACGCCATACGATTGCGCATTGGCGTTTGCCTCTTCGATGCGGTGGGAATTCGACTGGATTTCTTTATCCATCGCGTTGTAAATCACGCCCAAAGTCGCCTTGTCAAAGAAATATTTTTCGAACGAGACATACGGCAATACATTGTAACTGTAATAACGGTCGTGATCACGCGTTACGGTCGTATCCATGTAAGGAGTAGTGAATTCGTAATCATTATCGGAATAGTTGTAATAGGCCGAAAGTCCGGTGGCGATAGCGCGGTTCTTGGCAGAATCGGTTACCCACACATATTTTGCGTCGAGGGAGGCCTTGTGCGTATTGAAACTTCCGAAGCTGTAAGAGCCCGTAATGGAACTCTTGGGCAAGTCATGCGTCACGATGTTGATGACACCGCCCATGCCGTCGGTCGCAAAGCGTTCGGGCACATAGCTCTTGTAGATTTCGATGCGGTCAATCTTATCGATGGGAATATCGTTGACGGAGAAATTCCCGTTGCCGTTATCGACTGGGACTCCATCGACAAGCACCTTCACGTTCTTGCCTTCCATGCCGCGGATGTTGATTTTGCTTTCGCTGCCCATGCCGCCCGACTGGCGGATTTTCACGCCCGAAGAGCGGTTCGTGGCGTCCGCGATGGTGGCACTGGAGCCTTGCAGTTCCGTGGCATCCATCACCTTGACCGATTCGGCCTTGGTTTTCTTATCGACCGGGGCAGCCTCATTGATTCCTTCGCCCTCGATTCCCATTTCGTCGAGGACCGTTACGCCGGACGAGCCCGATTTCGCTGCGGACTGTTCTGCCAGAGCGCTTTCGTTTGTGGAGGTTTCCTCGCCAAAAACATCGTCAAAATTCGTAATTTCTTCGGTAGATTCGGTGTTTTCACCGTTCGTCGATTCCTGCGCACGCGCGGCCACAGAGGCAATCGCGACCATTACCAACACGAGAGTTGTCAATTTGTATGCAAAAATGTGTTTCATCGCGCCCAAATTGAGAAATAAGCGCAAGAAAATTCTACTCCAAAAGGTTTGGTGAAAATCCGTTTGGAGTAGAACAGAAAACGGTTTTTTCCAAAATTTGATTCAGCCCTTTTGGGAGGAAACGCTATGAAAAAGAAATCTCTGCTCTCTTGGATTTTTCTGTTTGCCAAAAACAAGAAAAAGTATTACATCGCAAGCATCTTCTTTGCGCTCTTGCGCGTCGCTTGCGGAATCGCTCCTTATATCATTATCGCAAACATCGTGCGCGAACTGCTTTCGGGCGTGCGCGATTGGGATGTTTACCTAAAAGAATGTTTGATTATTGCGGCATTCTGGTTCGGAAACGTCCTGTTTCACAGCATTTCCACGACGCTTTCGCACGTAGCGACATTCAATGTTCTCGGAAACATCCGCAAGGACCTTTGCGACAAGCTATCGCGTGTGCCGCTGGGTTCTGTTCTCGACATGCCTTCGGGCGCTCTCAAGAACATCCTGGTAGAACGCATCGACAGCATGGAAACGACGCTTGCGCACGTAGTCCCGGAATTTACCTCGAACCTAATTCTCCCTGTGCTCATGTTCGTCTATCTTTTCCATATCGATTGGCGCATGG
This genomic interval carries:
- a CDS encoding TonB-dependent receptor — protein: MKHIFAYKLTTLVLVMVAIASVAARAQESTNGENTESTEEITNFDDVFGEETSTNESALAEQSAAKSGSSGVTVLDEMGIEGEGINEAAPVDKKTKAESVKVMDATELQGSSATIADATNRSSGVKIRQSGGMGSESKINIRGMEGKNVKVLVDGVPVDNGNGNFSVNDIPIDKIDRIEIYKSYVPERFATDGMGGVINIVTHDLPKSSITGSYSFGSFNTHKASLDAKYVWVTDSAKNRAIATGLSAYYNYSDNDYEFTTPYMDTTVTRDHDRYYSYNVLPYVSFEKYFFDKATLGVIYNAMDKEIQSNSHRIEEANANAQSYGVNLSLEKANLFVKGLSAALSFSYAFGKEAVIDTSHTYYYGWDKENVREANTAFGEISMGGASHIERENQTIVAPWNFDYAFTQNHILTWSGLYRYESQDPEDKRVAKGQALNSAGFPGHSHSVVTGLSLENNFWNERIQNVAGVKGYYYSIKADDDGEKRIQQLTDDYAENRDFGYSENLRVKLIDNLSVVEQFAVKGGYQHSLRFPTREEIFGDGMYVQCSPNLKPEKSDNFTAGAELDMRQIPLLLKLHLEFNWFYMLMEDRIYWNNYASVPRPYYNSVGTKTTGFEIDAAVDVNEYISFSYNLTRQEAESREADLAYGIAKGLTVPNIPTLYMNFGAEFHVGDLLYRDDFFKLYWLANYTDEYYYSWKVSKRQDRTIPSSFTQDLGVEYSIFANMLSWNFEVRNFMDVRVYDKYGESKPGRAFATKVKFTL